Genomic segment of Zingiber officinale cultivar Zhangliang chromosome 11B, Zo_v1.1, whole genome shotgun sequence:
CGTATTTTGTTCATCTTGGTTTAAGTTGTTTATGAAATGCTTTTCTAACATATCTAAGCCACAACAGCTTATATACCTTTCTCAAAGTGCAATCGCTGATTGTTGGTATTGCAAAATGTTGCCAACATTAGGCATCCTTTCTGATATATGCATATCTATGGCAACGATCTTTGGTTAACAATACACTATGAACAATATAACCTTATAATTGTTGTGGTTTCCTACTATATTTTTGATATGGTTTACAATTTAGATATAAAAGCCTGTCTCTGTGCTCATTATTTGGCTTCTGCAGGATAATTCTTCTCAGTAATGGAATTGAGAAGCTCGTAAGGAAGGCTAAGGTAAGCCATGCGAGCTGCAAGGATGCTGCAACTGCCGCATTGAGGGATCTCGGTTTAGATGATTACAACACATAACTTATCCTTGTGTGCTGCTGCCATCAGTAGTGATCAGTTTTTTCCATTCAAATTGAGCCAGTTGGTGGTTATACTGGCTCCCTCTTGATTGATGGTTTGCCATGTTTTATTTCATGCTTACATGATACTGGTTCTCTTGATAAAGACTCCTCGTATCAATCACAAAGAATTTCTTAACATGAAGGCAGTGATGAGTTATACATTATCTGTATCGTAAATATGCAAAGTaacatgcatttttctaaatgatTCTAAGTTTGATCATCTCCTTCACAATACAAGCAGATTGATAAACATACTAATGTGGTGGTGAGACACACCATGACGACACACATCAGTTCAAGAGTCCAGAGGAACATGAGCATGAGTGGCATGCATCACTTCAATCCTTATTCCTAACACACCTCATTATTTGTACAACTTTTATATGCTACCGACTCACAGCTACATTTGCTGCTATCCAAAGCAGGTAGATCCTTCTCTTCCATCAACAGCTTCTCGTAATATTCCTTCCAACTAGCAGTAAGGCAGCCTATACATGCCACAACAACACAGCAATTAGTTTGTAGCGCAACCCAATCGAAGTGATCATTTGAATCGAGCATTGTGTTTGGTTAAGTTATATCTACCCGAGCTTGAGAGATGTGTCTGAACTATCATCGCATTCTGGGGGACCTCCGGAGTGCGAAGAAGCATTAGTCACAGATTCAGAGGTCTGCCCATCTTCATTAACCACATTCTCTCTATCCATTGTCGCCTGCTCCTTTCCTGTGTTTGTCATGCCCGAAACCTGCAATTCATTCACATATATGCAACTCATCTTGCAAATTCAACTTGTGATCAAACAACTCATCTTACATTTTGGCTAAGCCTCAAGTTTTCTTCTGCCAGCCGTAGCGCCTGCAAATGAAAATTAAGTTAGTTCCCCTTCATCTAGCTTGATCGATATTCTCGATACAACAAATGAATCAATATCACTGTGAATctttcaaatcataaattcatAAAAGGATTAGATAATAAAAATCATTTGCAGTGATATTGAACTGTCTTGAAGTAGCAAGAACCCTTGACATCTCTTGACCTTCTCCTgaagactattaatttgctccaTGAAGTTTGCATCCTGAAAAATTAACATTAAAGAAATATCGATAATTGGCTTACGACTTGATTAATTAAGAATCAATTAAGCAAACTAAGTACTCTACCTTTCTTTCTAACACTCGACTTAATCCGGCTTCAAGTTTTTTCTCTAACTGCTGTAGCTCTTCGACACTAAGACTTTCAAGTGCCTCCCCTCTCATCTGCCTACCCTCatgaatatttattaattaaggaAGAGCAGTTCATACTAAATAAATaagaagaataataaaaaaatctcgCATAATCTAAAGTGAGAACCTTAGTTGGAGGCTTGCTTCTGTAACTTGTTTATTCAGATTTGCATACTTATTGTCCAACTgagcaaaaaggaaaaaaaaaaacaatgaaagaGGAtgtatgaaatttattttttcctttaaatcttgaaattttgATTCTTAAAATTGCGCGACAATTGCTAGCTTACGTTTAAGTCGAGGGAGAGTTGGTCTTGCTTATCAAGGTTCTTCGAGTGTGTGCTATGCTTCTCAAGGATCTGCTTCATGCTGCAAAACCAATGAGGAAATAAAATTGTTGGATTCGAAGTCTGAAACTTTCTTGTATCGACTATCACAATTGAAAAGAGAAGAGAAACACTAGCACTCCTATTGATCGAAGAGTTCAAGAAGACAATCGGTGTATTATTGGTTCTCAAAGAAGTAGCAGATAGGATGTGTCTAATTGCTTTTGCCAATTTCTGGTGGCCGGGTCAGCTAAAAGTAGGTTAGATTTGAGCTCCATACTATCTgttgaataataaatttgtttgaGACAGCACAATGACACTAACAATTGGGATCTCCCTACAACTGAAATTGggttacactgagctccatactaTCTGATGTTAGATAGTTGCAGTTTTTGCAACTAAATAACTaacctaaaaataaaatgaaacttaAAACATATAACTTCATAAATGAGAAGTTACTATTTCATAAGTAACTTCATAAACAATAAGAAGTTGTCGAATAAAAAATTACTCATCCATccatatacataataataattattattataatcaatatgaataataattattattacaaCCGATGCATGATGGACTCACAAAATCGAGTTATACATATATACAAATACTCTCTTTGCctataaataaattaaagcaCAATAAGGTCTATTAATGTATGAATGAAATGTATTTtttgaaagaaaagaaagaagagagaaaaCAATATATACAAAATAATAATTGTATTACAATGGCTTCATTATCAAACTCATGAAAATTGAATAATCGTAAGTAATGAAAATATTGATTAAGATGTGGTAGTAGAGCAACATTACAAAATAtatgagttttaatttttgaatttgttatCATGCATTACAAATTAATAAAACAATTAATGGCATCTAATATCATTAAttgatataatatatatttatatatcatTAGTTTATTGTTCTTTATAAATTTAGTTGATGATTATAATATATATGCATGACTTCATGAATTTATTTCAATTAAGATAGTTTGTGATCAAGAAAGTGACCACACtagaataattaaatatggtgCATAAAATAGTTATTTATTCATCAACAACAACCATGCAATAATGAATAAATGACTTTCATTCAACAGAAAAATTATAGGTTCTcccaaagaaaaattaatttttataattagaaTCAAAGAAATTGAAATTcttgaatcaaatatattttgtttatctaatgattttaatttcttaataACTTTATGAAGCATTTAATTTTGATAGTATATTGTAATATTGGTCCAAAGGTGTATTACAATATATTCTAATGTTTTATTTGAATGTGTCTCATTTATAGCAATTTCTCTTCCTTCACAAATTTCTCTATTACCATATTTAATGGTTTGAACTTTTTTTGAATGCAGTGAGCAAGTCAACTTCCATTTAGGTGTGCTCCATCACTACCAAAGGAAAAATCCactgttattaatgatttaagtAGTGAGGAAGAGAAGTCCAAATGTAAAGCATGTGAATGATCTAATGCAAACAACATTAGGACCACTACACACACTGAAAATGCAAAGGAATATTTAATGTTTATGGAAGAATGTTTTCGTTCTACCGATAAGTCACTTGCTTGTACATTAATGACACAACTTATCACCATAAAGTTTGATGGACCACAGACTATGCAAGAACATACCATTAAGAAGGAGATTATTAAGGAACATGTACATAGAATGGATCTTGATTGTCCTTTTAAATTAATGAAGCAAAAGATGTATTAAAGTTGGCAATCTGAGCTCACTTATGTAATTTCTAATATTCAGTCTCTAGTTATGATGTGCACATTATTTTGTTATGTGTTATAACATTAATTACCTAGAAACATTAAATGGACCATTATGAAATTACGTGTCATTTATAGGCCTAATATAGTATTATACTTGTGTTTATGTTATATAGAAGGACTGCTATAATCCACATTTAGTGTTCTATTATGCTGAAGTAATTATAGTGTCTTGGGATAATGTGTTTTTGATGCTTGAAATTATAATGCATCATGCTTATGTTTAAATTTTAGTCTCATCAAAATTTTAGGTCAAGTGGGAGAATGTTAGATAGTTGTCATTTTGGCGACTAAATAACTGgcctaaaaataaaatgaaacttaAAACATATAACTTCATAAATGAGAACTTACTAtttcataagtagataaaaaAAATGGCCCATCCATCTATATATACAATAATAATTATTATGATATTATAACTAATATGAATAATGATAATTATTATTATAGTTGATGCATGATGGACACATAAAATTAAAAAGTTACACATATATATACAGGTCCCCTCTCTGCTTATAAATAAAAGCACAATGATGTTCATCAATGTATGAATGCAATATGTTTTTTgaaagaaaggaaagagagagaacccaatatatgaaaaataataattatattataatGGCTTTACCATCAAACTCAAGTATGTAAAACTCATAAATTTCAAGATCCATTGAATAATCTAaagtaatgaaaatattaattaatggaTTAGAGCATCACCTTGGGGTCATTGTACACTTGATCTTGATAATTGATTTGCGATCTCACCATCTCATCGATGTAGTTGAAGGTTTAATGCCCACTTAATTGGAGGCTAGAACTAAGGTTTGAACTTTCTTATTTAATATCCTTAAAGTGCAATGCATACAAAGGGAATTTGGGTACCTTCTAGAGGAGATAGAACTTTCATCGTGTGGTATGTATCCTTGAATCGTAGGAGAGCACTAAAGTCTTGTTTCACTTCTAAGATGATGCATGACTATGGTTGTAGTAAGCAACTAGTCTAGCTAACTTTGAACCAAGTCAGAGACTGATACAAGTCCGATCTAACATGATCCCTTgaacttcaaatggtcataacttttaactcgggACTCGAAATCAGGCTCAATCGGTGGCCACACATGCAGAATTAAAAAATTACATTTGTTACGAGTACCCATAATCATCAATTTTTGAGCTCAAATTTCATCGTTTAGGTTCTCAATTGAGTCTCtgaagattttattattatttttaataatttttatttttatgatatttaggatatttttggtaTTCCTGATAATTATGGGTCATAATTAGTCTATAACAACatcctattttattaatttaaatttttgtcaAGAGATTTCTTTTTCTGAAaagatctattttctttctttacaagattggaaTTGAGGTCTATATATtgggatttctttcctttctttgtctagAGTCCATATAAACATCTGTCTATTTGTATGAGGATTCATCCCTCTTTTATTTAACaaagttttcttttctgttaAATCCGATGAGTTTCCCTtatttttagtgttttcttttctTGAGCTTCTCCTCCAATCTCTCCTCTCGTTAACAAGTGGGATAATCGTTATCCTATCCGACATCAGAGACCCAACGATCCCACAACATATTTTCAAGGTGGTGTGACCTTAATTGGTAAATTATGGAACGAAGGAAGCATAAGTCTCAAGTGGGATGGCCAGTAAGGCGATTTCCCCAACAAAGGTCATGATGCCCCATGACATTGGGGTTGGCCAAAAGGAGGTTTTCGAGGATTAAGGAATGGGACCAAGAAGAGACTTTGTGCTTATGGTCATGATTATCTTCCATGCTCAAGGGGGATGCATATAGTTGTCAATAGGGGACCAAGAAGAGACTTTGTTTATCATATTCACCATTTGAATGTCTAATTTGTGTATCATGACATGGGATTGTTGCTAGATGTTCTTAGTGTtttgtgtcatcttgatggttgCAAGTATTGTGGATTTCATAAAATTGATTGTTGATTTGATACATAATGTGTTTGTTTTGTTATTGTGGTTATTTATCAATGTTGCTTCCAATATAGACATCATTGTTGTAATTTTCACAGAAGACTCGAGTATATTTTAGGGCACATTCTATGAAGTTTCCTTCGTAAATCACCTCTATAAGGACCTTAAGTCAAGTTTAGGTAGTTGGATGAGTCAACCCCCTAGGGAAGGGCATGATCTCCAGGGAGTGACAAGAgcattagttttcaaaattcaatcaaGGTGAAGCACGAGCAATTTCATTAGTCCAATCTTAAGGGAGTATCTTCAGATCAGTCGATGATGTAAAACCAAAGGATGTTAGATCTTGTTTTATGTTCAAgcttattaaattattaacaaaaatcGGAGTTTAGGGTAAATGGAGTACTTTGGTAATTGAATGAGATGTTAGATCATGTGTTGCTCAACGTTGGTAAGATTATGATGGACGAACTTTGGTTTGAGTCCTAACTTGGGAAAGCTCTTCTTCAACCTTTTCGGTTATATTGCTTGTTTTATGTCTTATTTATCTTGGATCCTCAATCGGTTAATTTTACTTAATACTATAGGAGTGTATGCTTAGAGTCGGTGTTCTTATTTGAAATGCATGAATAGAATTGCACCTCTTATCTTGGTGATGAATCATTAGATCGACATATAAGATACAAatgtatacatacttgaatgtgATATGAATCGTAAGTATGCTAACATAGAGAATGATAGTATCTGGAGTGTGTTACCTACATCTTGGACTTACTGAAGGGGATTTTAACCCAATAACCATATTGTGTCCTAGCTATACGCACCAATGACCCGACACATGAAGGTTAAGGCTGCTATCTAACCAATGTATCATGTGCCTTAAAGGAACATTACAGGGTGAATGATGCTTCAAGTCACTAATGTCTAATCGGGTATCATGTGATTTCAATAATATTACGGAGTACATGATGATTAGACTACCTATTCCTAATTGGGAATCATGTGATTTCAAGGGTAGCTAATACCTAATTAGTTACAACAAAATAAGCTTAGAGATATTTTGGGGTTGTGATAATTAGATGCTACCTAACAAGAGATTTAACAATTAGAGATGCTTTGGGTTTATGATTGTTAAGCCTATAGGTTTTGATGGAAGACCCTTTTTGGCTTTTCATCGAGACAGCCTTTGGGTTGATTTATGTGATCCACCCAACTTTATGTGTTAGTGTTGAGTAGGTGTTATTAATGTAAGTGGATTATAGATCGATGATGTGAAATTTTATGTTTATCTTTATTCTTTGTTCCTATCATAATGTGTTGGGAATACAATTAAAGTCTCACTGAAAATAACATGAAAAAGATTATGAGTTTACAAgataaaaaatatctccatgGGTATGAGatattttgggtagagcccaaaaacaAATCCATAAGagcttaagcccaaagtggataatatcatccTATTGTGTTGATATatgaattcttttggtcctaacaagtggtattaaaatCATGGTCCAGACCGAATGCCATATGGGGCgaccttgaatgaagttgagaggAGACATAGAGTAGGTCAATAGTAATCGGGAGCTTGCGAAAGGCTGAATAAGGTCAAAATGACCAGATACTTGAGGAGAGGCCTGAACCATTAAAGTAACGGTGATTCTTTGTTTGAGGGAAAGATTGTTGTGAATACAattaaagtctcacattgaaaatacataaaaaagatcatgaatttaaaaGATGAAAATATCTCCATTAGTACAAGGCATTTTGGATAGAGgccaaaaataaatccatgagagCATGGACCCAAAATGAGCAAAATCATACTATTGTCGatatatgtgaattcttttaaTCCTAACACAATCCTTATTTTATTCCCATTATGAAATTATCTAGAGGCAAGTTGTAAGATGAATTGTTGTTATCCTTTATTCTAAAACATCACCACAATTGGGATTGAAATTTTATGTGATGCTTTCATCTTTTCATTCATATACCATGCAATTGCTAGTTTGTACTTTGTATTTATGAGATATGagagatgtttttttttaaaaaaaaaaatcaataaaactTACTTTCATTATTTTGCACATTATATTATGTTgctattattttttatgtttgataTAATGTTACTATTGTCACTCATGTGATAATCATCGCTCAAAAATACTTACTAGTTACTCTTGTGCTACTTGTGGTCATTATGTCAATGAGTATCATGGCATACCGACACAATTTGGTATGTTATATGTCAAAATCAATTTGAAcaatatttattattttgtacCTTGTAGCTCTAAAAttctaattcaattaattatttaGTTTCTATACTTTtgtttttataattaaataaataaattaagtgaaagaAGATTATAGGAGTAAAAATTCAATGCGCatttaaataaaaattgaaaaaaagatcattataaatataaaatgttaaGTTAAAGGGAATTGAAAACACATTTGGGTGCATCTTCACATGCTTTAACACAAATTGAAGTGGGTTGAGTATCCGATTATATTAGATGAcaatttttaattcaattaattatctagTTGTTATATTCTTTTTTTCCCATAAGTAactaaattgaaaaatattaaatgaaTAAAATCAATATAAATTTTTCCAGTAAGCTCCAATGCTTGCTAATGCATGTTGAGATATCTATAATTTCTACCATCGTGCATACACTTAC
This window contains:
- the LOC122033550 gene encoding MADS-box protein JOINTLESS-like, yielding MVREKIQIRKIDNTAARQVTFSKRRRGLFKKAAELSVLCDADVALIVFSSTGKLFEFCSSSMKQILEKHSTHSKNLDKQDQLSLDLNLDNKYANLNKQVTEASLQLRQMRGEALESLSVEELQQLEKKLEAGLSRVLERKDANFMEQINSLQEKALRLAEENLRLSQNVSGMTNTGKEQATMDRENVVNEDGQTSESVTNASSHSGGPPECDDSSDTSLKLGLPYC